CCTATCCCTAGTCCATCCCCCCTCCCCCGCCAGTTGTTAccaataaaacaagaaaaacaaaaaaaaatttaaaaaagaacttacaAAGCTTCCATCGTAAAAAAACTGGATTggattgtaaacattttttccaATACTTTGACCAAACCCAAAGTTGAAACTATCATGCCCCAAAACATATGTTGTGACATTGTAAATACACGGTTTTTTGCTATCAACAGGTAATGTAGTGAAACAAAACTTAAACCAGTTATCGCATTCTATAAAACACCACAAACTTCCAAGGTTGTCGCAGCACTCACCTTCATAATCTTTAGAACGAGGATTGCGGAATGTTGTAAATTGAACAGAAACTTGTGTTTTTCCCTCAACCTTTAATAGTAAGCATTTCATATGTTTAgcaaagaaatattaaaattgataacaaGTAAATTAACAGTTAATTATAacattatttctataatattccttttttaccaaaatataataaaagataaattattagatgagttttttttttttttataaaactccACATCATTGGAGCTGATCTCCTTTATCCACAAGCTCTGTGTTCATGTGTTAAAAATCAAGgtttaaatgtcaaaataaaaacatgaaaaaacaaTCTGTTAAGTTAagcaaagtaaaataaaaatttacagttTTATAGTTTCTATTTTATgggtgaaaaataaaattaccttgaatcaattaacagtttttaagaattaaaaaaaaaagcataaacatttttaaatcaagtatGCATTGTATTGACCAATTGTATTGTATGAACcaatattttaccaaaattGTACTGTGTTAACCAATTAAGTATAATGTATTGAATCTTTCAAATATTCGTAATTATGTCAAAACCTCAATTTTTGTCAAAACCAATAAGATACAAAAATTAGTTCAAACAACAATGTTATGTAATATTATGGTACTTATCTACTTATCTACTCATCTACTTATCTACTTATCTACTcatctataaatatttattataagatttattaattattaatcaGCTCTCCCATCCTGGGCAgctgattaaaaattaataaatcttaaaaatatttatcaaaaacttcaatcatcatcatcatcatgatttTAGCACCTAGTTGTATCACATGCATGGGTTTGGCAATTTTTATAATGCTATTTCTATAATATACGCTAACTTGATTTTCTCTACTTTCTTAATATATCTTAGTCTTCCCAGATGCAAGTTACCAGATACACTCAGCATTTTTAATCTCTAcctaaaatcaattttttttcatttgtgttTTAGAATCACATCACATATCTGTTGTAACATCACCATAacatatatgtgcatatataaataaagtatttctaaaaacaactttattttaaacagatgtTCTGcaacctttaaataaaatttatgtaataaaataaatctatatttgaaaagattttcaataaaaaaagcttttatggGTTGCACAAAAccctttatgaaaaaatattagatgggtccataatattatcaaaaataaaactttttcaaaataatgttatcTTAggtctcaaatgaagcgaaattatataaaatttcaaaaacacgaaacattttatttataatgattttaatttactaatagACTAATTTCTTAGAGTAAAgtgaaaatctttttaactaaaaataaaaaaaaggaacttaacaagattttttgattaaaattaatattaaattttctttgactattttattaaaatatatatataaaatttcgctttgtTTGAGAATCTACATGGCAtgcatttgaaaaatttttttttcataaaacatcaGATTTTTAAGGGTCTTGTGCAACacctaaaaatgttttttacttaaaattaaaatttttaaagtcatatatatgtgtatgtatatataacgaagagaaaacaactttttttatggtactttaagtttcatgcctatacggcaatcatcagccattgaatacctatatatacatatatatatatatatatatatatatataacttcctGGTTGCAAAATACTACAgttattacataattaattataacaattccCAACTTCCtgtgaaataatttttctataatttgaaaattttttttatgtttagacattcttcctgatgaacctacagatggtgaaacacagtgttaaagtaatcaaaaattagataagtatttttactaatttattattgctctgttcttttagaacattgagcactctgtttgtatatatatatatatatatatatatatatatatatatatatatatatatatatatatatatatatatatatatatatatatatatatatatatatatatatatatatacatatacatatacatatacagtagAATCCCGTTAACTCAGATTTTAAATgggtataaatattttgtccGACATAGCAAATATCCGAGTTAAGTGAAGCTTTTGGTAAGTATAGAGAATTCAAGGGGAATTGAAAATTTGTCTGACGGGATTCTACTATGTTAACGATATTTTGCTAACCTATTGTGGTCAGCATCACCAGGTAATTATTACCTGGTGATGCTTATTACCTGATCAAAAAATAACCCTTGCATTTTTTCAGAAGAATCAATTAAAGACTgaaaaaagcttattttatgTGCAAGGGCTGtagatattttttgaattgtgtTGAACTGATATGGCGTAATCCTCACTTGTACTATATTCTTCTGAACTTTTACTACAACAACTGTCtacatcatcaaaaaaattgactatagctaatttcaagttattttcgTTTAGTTGACAGGTTTATgtttaagtatataaaacatataatattcaaaatatactAATTATTTGAGCAAAGTTTCAAACATTGatgaaagtttaaaatgaatttatgtaaaggtttttttttgtgtttttatagtttttttgtttccttttgGGAATCAGATCATTACTCTACCAATAGTCACAGGACCATCATTTGATAGTTTAATGCCCATGGTTCTACGATTGTGTGATTTAAACAGAGTTTTATAAtcctatttttaattttaagtatgaaataacaaaagagtttacgtaattttttataacaaaatgctATTCCTAGCATTAACCTGTTTTGCAAATGAGAAACAAATTTCTACTGCATTACTAACACAAGGAGGATTAACATTAAAAGTAACAAGCTCCTTCTAATTTTAACCACAGTTAGTTTGAGGATTTTGTAAGAAATTTTCCAAAGAAgactgtttttttctttttcttaaaatgtCTTTATTATGGCTAAAGGGCTTTTACCAGTACATATAGAAAGAATTAGAACCATCATTACCCAGtcttttgtatatatgtatatatatatatatatatatatatatatatatatatatatatatatatatatatatatatatatatatataaatatatatgtacatatatatatgtatatatatatatatatatatatatatatatatatatatatatatatatatatatatatatatatatatatatatatatatatgtaattactTCTACGATTtcaaataaatgatatatttatatttactattgTGTTTCCCATGAGATATAGTAGGAGTAACATAGTTGAAGACTTTTTTtccataataaaatttattaaataatgtttttcactaaagaaaaaatttaattactttaaaacataatttattacataacttattttttatttggtaatCTTTAAAGattaccaaataaaaaataaattatgagaACAGGTTTATACTACCTATGTgcaaaaaatagatttttcaaaaagaagttcaaacagattaacttaaaaaacaataaacagatAAAAGATAATTCTTGTTTTATGacatattacaaatataagtattgaaaaattatacttaatgTCACAGCAATGATTGTGGTATATAAGAATTTCATGTGTTGATTGTGGTAACGCATGAAACTCTGAGTAgcaatattctttaataaatattagcattatgctaattatatatatatatatatatatatatatatatatatatatatatatatatatatatatatatatatatatatatatatatatatatatatacaaatatatatatatatatatatatatatatatatatatatatatatacacatttatatatatatatatatatatatatatatatatatatatatatatatatatatatatattatacatatatatatacatacatatatatatatatatacatatatatatacatatatatatacatatatatatatatatatatatatatatatatatatatatatatatatatatatatatatatatatatatatatatatatttgaaaatagtaataatCCGCTACTTTATCtcaataaagtaaacttttaatgtttttttaagatggttaaacaaatgttgttttaagTGGGTTAAAACATGTCAGATATGTCATACAAAAGTCATATATGTCATATTGTTTATAGAGGCTCTTTTTTAAATACGCTTAACAAGTAAATGAAAACACATTTAAGATAAacattatctatttttaaagaatgcATAATTTTATTACGTCGCATTTTAAGATATCCtcataaaaataatcaattctCAAACATATTCTCAAAAATATATTCTCAAAAATAATCTctcaaaaatatattcttaaaaataatcaaataaaaatagtcaaTTCTGTAAATTCAGAagtttgttttgcaaaaaaaaattattaaccgGAGTTTATGCCACGTGCGTTTGTGCCATGTgcttttgttttgattaaacGCATTTTGACTGAAGCCATtctaaaagcatttttaaatgcttttagaATATGGCTTCAGTCAAAATGCGGCTAAGTATTGAATTCTTAAAAGAATTCAATACTTAGCCGAGTTAAAAGTAAATACCAACATAAGCTTAAATAggattttttctattttattaagtttttaattaataaggtattttatttttttgggttttCGATATTTTGGTAACAAAAAGTGATATTTTGTAAACTAATTTATAAGTAGGGGAGAACTTGCACCCTTGATCCGTAAGCACCTTTGATCCTATAGCCTTATCTCCTTACTTACATAACTTATTAAAGAGGGCTGATAACCAGCGTGTTATAATTATTGCATCTTCAAAATTAATTGTGTTTTGGTTAGAGAGTAGaccactattaaatttatttctaaagaGTTTGATTTTGAcgataaaaagtaatttttttacttttacaaggAACCCCacatctttaatattattttgagttgaataattttgcttatgtcaTTTTGTAACTAAATTATTCACCTCTTGTATGGTTGCTTTTGGTAAGCTATGGAAGCAtctaatatgacaaaaaaagaatttttgtaaaaactgagCGGGTTAGCACCCTTGATCCTGATGCGTTTATGCACCTTTGATCCTATGATCAAAGatgcatacacacacacaaacaaaatgtttaaccAATAAAGTAACATGTACAATATgtcatattgtttttaaataaatttttttcttccaaaatGTAGCTTTGAAAGTAGATTTTATactgttttgtgttttttttgtccTCCTAATActcttatataatataattgtattcatatatatatatttatatatatatatatatatatatatatatatatatatatatatatatatatatatatatatatatatatatatatatatacatatatatatatacatatatatatatatatatacacaggggCGTTGCGTGAGAAAATTCcaggggggggggaggaggcTTAAGAGACCTTGTTTTTCCCAACTGCTCCACATAGTTTTcacaactattttttataattcaagaATTCAAGAAATCAATTTCTGTCCTATTTACAAAATCTACTGATTGTTATACTACACTGCACTCACTCTCATGAATTGCCAATTATcagtatttattaacttttattaacaaaacatgGCTTCctttacatatatacaaaatattcaattcaaaaaacgtCTAAAAGTTTTATACATTCATAGTGAAATTGTATCAGTccaaaaaaacacaatttacaAATCCAATAAACTTTACAAACCATTCTGACAGCATATATagcagtttaaaattttacggAAATGGATACAAAGGAATatggaaaatattattttattcaaaacttataCGCACAATATTTTATCATTAGTCTATCATTTTTTGTCTACTGTTTGATTTTAATATGACGTTTCTTCAACTGAACCCATTGTTTAACAAGATGTTCGCGGTTAACTCCTTTATAAAGTTCTTTTTCCCACGTCAGTAGCATGAGACTATCCAATCTCTCGTCACTCATTGTTGTTCTCAGATGTGATTTTACAATCTTGAGTTGGCTGAAAGAACGCTCATTTGATGCTATACCATAAGCAGCTGTGATTACAAAAATGCATAGTTTATGGGCTTGTTTCAGTATATCCTTTAATTTCACAACATGGTACAAAATGTCTTTCAGCATCTTGGCTAGTATTCTTGATGACTTAAAATCTTCACCACCTTCTTCATAGCAGATATCTATCAAAATTTCCATCTGGCCTTTCAGCACATGGACGTCTGGAATATGATTCTTGTATCCAGGAGGAAAAAGTTTGTTTGCTTTTGTTAAGTTTTCAATACtcaatttatctttatttaacgGAAAACTAAAATCTTTGGTGATAGGggcaaatatttcttttaatgctGCCGAGTTTTTGGTTAAGCCCATGGCTAGAGAGTATATGAACTCTTTGAATTCTTTCCGGTAAAAAGCTTTTATCTCCATAGAAATTAATCTATGGTGTCGTTCGTAATCGTTTTCTGCATCAATGTGTAATTTCCTAGAAAATATTACTGCACTTTCAATCAAATTATTCATGGCATCTGTATCGTTACTGATATTTTGTATGTACTTGGCAGAACTTTCAATTACATTAATACTGTCAATGACATTGAAGTTTGGACTTTTTAAGATTTCtggtaatatttttatcttctcAATGATATTCTTTATGAAGAAAAGAGTACTAATGAAATCaaaagttgttacttttttcaGAAGTCCCATTGCCTTAGTTCTCGTGTTAGTATcaaaaatcttattaatttaGATGATCTGAGGAAGATcaataactttttctaaacaCTGATTTAAAGCCTTAACAGATTTTGCTCGTGCGGTCCATCTTGTTCTAGACAGGTTTACAAGCTGTATTGCACAGTCAAtgtcttcaagttttttttttaaatgactaaatCTTTTTGTGCTTGATGTGAAGAAAACATGCAACTGTTTGAGGACATTAAACAATTCTCGTATTAAAGTATTAACATTGCAGGCATGTTCAAGAGCAGTGTTTGTTCTGTGGTCTTGGCAAGGTATGTAAGGTACATCATGGCCAACTTCTTCTGTTATATACTTTTGTACTCCCTTAAATTATCCAGACATTGAACTCGCGTAGTCATACGGCTGAAAAGTCATTTTGATGTGTCAATGCCTTCTTTATGTAAAGAAGATAAAATTAGCTCAGCCATCCCTTTTCCAGTCTTATCAGTGCATTCGACGGATTTCAAAAGTCTTTTCTGAATCTCACCATTTTCACTGGTTGTTCTCACAGCTATACTCATTATGTCCTTATGTGACATATCGGGAGTAGTGTCGGCCATCACGGATggttttcatcaaatattactCCTACAAACCTAATTCTGATCCTACTTTAGTATAATGATAATTGGAAGTAATAACAGGCAGAAAACGTTCATATCagagtttagcatttattttcttatactttctgataaaagctttatataaaactactatattaaaaaatgaatcataTCATTTTAAATGCTATCATATCTTTTATACAAAGACAGAAATGTTAAAATCAATTCATGGAAATAAATATTCACGCTTTAAAGTagaaagtatgaaaaaaaatgaataactgCTTTAATCAAACATAAATTTGCCGCTgccttttttattgttgatagcaaaaaaaagaagcgcgaaaaaaaacttaaagctgtGGAATACAGCCTTAAGCCGTTTAATAAACGTAAAGTTTATTTGTCCAAGTCAAAAAAGAATTAGATCTTTGGTGGATTTTcgcaaaaattttgattttatttaactagaaaatattttttgattttatcacCGATTTCCCAACTGCCCCAACTCGTGGCAAGGAAATTCccaacttttctattttttagattCCCGGAGGGGGAGACTCCCCCCTACCCCCTCCAAGGCGACGCccctgtatatacatatatatatatatatatatatatatatatatatatatatatatatatatatatatatatatatatataacacatcGCTCAATAAGTCCGTAGGATAgctaataaaacaacaacattttgacataatttgattttattcatCAACATAGTCTCCTTTTAAGGCGATACAGTCATTCCAGCGCTTCTCTAACTTTTCGATACCATGTTTGTAGAACGATTTATCTTTTCCTTCAAAATATGCTTCAGTTTCGGCGATGATCTCCTCATTCGATCCAAATCTCTTTCCCTGGAGCATCCTTTTGAGATCTGAGAACAGCCAATAATCGCTGGGGGCCAAATCAGGCAAGTATGGTGGATGGGGCAACAATTCGAAGTGtaattcattcatttttacCATTGTTTTCATTGACTTGTGACTCGGTGCATTGTCTTGATGAAAGAGAATTTCTTTCTTCTTCATGTGCGGTCGCTTTTCGTCAATTACAGCCTTCAATCGTTCCAATAATGCCATGTAATATTCGCTGTTGATCGTTTTACCTTTCTCAAGATAATCAATGAACAATATATCATGGCTATCCCAAAATATGGAGGCCATAACCTTGCCAGCAGAAGTTTGAGCCTTTGGGCGCTTTGGGCGGCTTTCACCCGCTGGTGTCCACTCAGCCGACTGTCAATTTGACTCAGGAGTGAAATGGTGGATCCATGTTTCATCCATTGTGACGTAGCGACGCAAAAAATCCTTTTTATCTTGGTGAAATAGTGCCAGACATGCTTCAGAATCATCGATTCGTTGTTGTTTTTGGTCCGGTGTTAGCAAACGCGGCACCCATTTCGAACAAAGCTTTCTCATACCCAAATGTTCGTGTAATA
The nucleotide sequence above comes from Hydra vulgaris chromosome 09, alternate assembly HydraT2T_AEP. Encoded proteins:
- the LOC136084966 gene encoding uncharacterized protein LOC136084966, yielding MGLLKKVTTFDFISTLFFIKNIIEKIKILPEILKSPNFNVIDSINVIESSAKYIQNISNDTDAMNNLIESAVIFSRKLHIDAENDYERHHRLISMEIKAFYRKEFKEFIYSLAMGLTKNSAALKEIFAPITKDFSFPLNKDKLSIENLTKANKLFPPGYKNHIPDVHVLKGQMEILIDICYEEGGEDFKSSRILAKMLKDILYHVVKLKDILKQAHKLCIFVITAAYGIASNERSFSQLKIVKSHLRTTMSDERLDSLMLLTWEKELYKGVNREHLVKQWVQLKKRHIKIKQ